A stretch of Haloprofundus halophilus DNA encodes these proteins:
- a CDS encoding tubulin/FtsZ family protein yields the protein MKTVLIGVGQAGGKLATALAEFDSRMGFGAVRGALAVNSAKADLQPLPLDTVLVGQDRVKGHGVGGDNELGAEVMQSDAREVMGELDGRITAEAEAIFVVAGLGGGTGSGGMPVLVKELKRVYDVPVYGLGILPGRDEGSMYQVNAGRSLKTVAREADSVLLVDNDAWRSSGESMEEGFDAINQAIAQRIGLLLASGEATEGVGESVVDSSEIINTLRSGGVAALGYASSEASEEAEENINTIMSTVRRALLTGTSLPEATEADSALVVVAGKAETISRKGVERARSWVEEETGSLQVRGGDFPLESGRLAALVLLGGVERSERLQQFMERAKQAQQESEDGKPDPVGMWDNDQIDSLL from the coding sequence ATGAAAACCGTCCTGATAGGTGTAGGCCAAGCCGGCGGCAAGCTCGCCACGGCGCTGGCCGAGTTCGATTCACGGATGGGCTTCGGCGCAGTCCGAGGCGCACTCGCAGTCAATAGCGCGAAAGCGGACCTCCAACCCCTCCCGCTCGACACGGTGCTCGTCGGGCAAGACAGAGTGAAGGGCCACGGCGTCGGCGGCGACAACGAACTCGGCGCGGAAGTGATGCAGTCGGACGCCCGCGAAGTGATGGGCGAACTCGACGGCCGCATCACCGCGGAGGCGGAAGCCATCTTCGTCGTCGCCGGTCTCGGCGGCGGCACCGGCAGCGGCGGCATGCCCGTCCTCGTGAAGGAACTGAAGCGCGTCTACGACGTCCCCGTCTACGGTCTCGGCATCCTGCCGGGCCGCGACGAGGGGTCGATGTACCAGGTGAACGCGGGCCGGTCGCTGAAGACCGTCGCCCGCGAGGCCGACTCGGTGCTGCTCGTCGACAACGACGCGTGGCGCTCCTCCGGCGAGAGCATGGAGGAGGGGTTCGACGCCATCAACCAGGCCATCGCCCAGCGCATCGGGTTGCTCCTCGCCTCCGGCGAGGCGACCGAGGGCGTCGGCGAATCGGTCGTCGACTCCTCCGAAATCATCAACACGCTCCGCTCGGGTGGCGTCGCGGCGCTCGGCTACGCCAGTTCCGAGGCGAGCGAGGAGGCCGAGGAGAACATCAACACCATCATGAGCACCGTCCGTCGGGCGCTTCTCACGGGGACGAGTCTCCCCGAGGCGACGGAGGCTGACTCGGCGCTCGTCGTCGTCGCGGGTAAGGCCGAGACCATCTCGCGGAAGGGCGTCGAGCGCGCCCGGAGTTGGGTCGAAGAGGAGACCGGTAGTCTGCAGGTCCGCGGCGGCGACTTCCCGCTGGAGAGCGGCCGACTCGCGGCGCTCGTCCTGCTCGGCGGCGTCGAACGCTCCGAGCGCCTCCAGCAGTTCATGGAGCGCGCGAAACAGGCCCAACAGGAGTCCGAAGACGGGAAGCCCGACCCGGTCGGGATGTGGGACAACGACCAGATCGACTCGTTGTTGTAA
- a CDS encoding ATPase, T2SS/T4P/T4SS family, with translation MRLLSRFGVTDEPTDEAEETDCRCDPSFVEPSGTGVGRRVELVVDADDCPGGGDLVADPACRATVVDALAAREADVVRTRSRGYERRYDGDAAALLLAAGRFVERATVHDPALADRARRDPLGAARRATGRAGPVRRIAAETGLSEGAARASGYEDALRPFVGPTLMRSRVALRPPPNATLVDRWSLDDDTTVRRYDREGGRDWYHLDPAFTELDRSAAAILAEARSMLADGVGGASDRAPGRAVRAVVAEHRDGGGGSDAGDNNESGDGTDDLPVERLSSLLAKHTRGHGVLDDLFSDSRVSDVFVTAPVESNPVRVVVDGDRLDTNVRLTRSGAAALASRFRRTSGRPFSKAHPTLDAVVDADGGRIRVAGVSNPASDGLAFAFRRHDDAPLTLPALVANDTLSADAAALLSLSVERGAAGLVAGTRGAGKTTLLGALLWELPTATRTVVVEDTPELPVDALQRHGRDIQSLYVDAGDEATLTPTGGVRTALRLGEGALVVGEVRGEEAAALYEAMRVGASGSAVLGTIHGDGGAAVRERVVSDLGVPESSFAATDLVVTLSPSGGRHVARIEELRVTDAGVRFVTLFEYADGAVRSTGVVERGNSALVDALAGPDERYADVREALGTRRQSLRTLADGDRTRPTDVVAAYGHR, from the coding sequence ATGCGACTGCTCTCGCGGTTCGGCGTCACGGACGAACCGACGGACGAAGCGGAGGAGACGGACTGTCGCTGCGACCCGTCGTTCGTCGAACCGAGCGGTACGGGCGTGGGTCGGCGGGTCGAACTCGTCGTCGACGCCGACGACTGTCCCGGCGGCGGCGACCTGGTCGCCGACCCCGCCTGTCGAGCGACCGTCGTCGACGCACTCGCAGCGCGCGAGGCCGACGTCGTTCGCACCCGCTCCCGCGGCTACGAGCGGAGATACGACGGCGACGCGGCGGCGCTGCTGCTCGCCGCCGGGCGGTTCGTCGAGCGGGCGACCGTCCACGACCCGGCGCTCGCCGACCGGGCGCGGCGCGACCCGCTCGGTGCGGCGCGGCGGGCGACCGGGCGCGCCGGTCCGGTGAGGCGAATCGCCGCCGAAACCGGTCTCTCGGAGGGGGCGGCCCGCGCATCGGGGTACGAAGACGCGCTCCGGCCGTTCGTCGGGCCGACGCTCATGCGCTCGCGCGTCGCCCTCCGACCGCCGCCGAACGCGACGCTCGTCGACCGCTGGTCGCTCGACGACGACACGACCGTCCGGCGGTACGACCGTGAAGGGGGTCGAGATTGGTACCACCTCGACCCCGCGTTCACCGAACTCGACCGGTCGGCCGCCGCGATACTTGCCGAGGCGCGGAGTATGCTGGCGGACGGTGTCGGCGGTGCGAGCGACCGGGCACCCGGCCGGGCGGTTCGTGCCGTCGTCGCCGAGCACCGAGACGGCGGAGGCGGCAGCGACGCCGGTGACAACAACGAGAGCGGCGACGGAACCGACGACCTCCCGGTGGAGCGGCTCTCGTCGCTCTTGGCGAAGCACACCCGCGGACACGGCGTCCTCGACGACCTGTTCTCCGACTCTCGGGTCTCGGACGTGTTCGTGACCGCGCCCGTCGAGTCGAACCCGGTCCGGGTCGTCGTCGACGGCGACCGCCTCGACACGAACGTTCGGCTGACCCGGTCGGGCGCGGCGGCGCTGGCCTCGCGGTTTCGGCGGACGAGCGGCCGACCGTTCTCGAAGGCGCACCCGACGCTGGACGCGGTAGTCGACGCCGACGGCGGCCGAATCCGCGTCGCCGGCGTCTCGAATCCGGCGAGCGACGGTCTCGCGTTCGCGTTCCGCCGGCACGACGACGCGCCGCTGACGCTCCCGGCGCTCGTCGCTAACGATACTCTCTCGGCCGACGCCGCCGCGCTGCTCTCGCTCTCGGTCGAACGCGGAGCCGCCGGTCTCGTCGCCGGCACCCGCGGGGCGGGGAAGACGACGCTGCTCGGAGCCCTGCTGTGGGAACTGCCGACGGCGACGCGAACGGTCGTCGTCGAGGACACGCCGGAGCTCCCGGTCGACGCGCTCCAGCGCCACGGCCGCGACATCCAGTCGCTCTACGTCGACGCGGGTGACGAAGCGACGCTCACGCCGACTGGCGGCGTCCGGACCGCACTCCGGCTCGGCGAGGGGGCGCTCGTCGTCGGCGAGGTGCGCGGCGAGGAGGCCGCCGCCCTGTACGAAGCGATGCGCGTCGGGGCGAGCGGGAGCGCCGTCCTCGGGACGATTCACGGCGACGGCGGCGCGGCGGTCAGAGAGCGGGTCGTCTCGGACCTCGGGGTCCCCGAATCCTCCTTTGCGGCGACTGACCTCGTCGTGACGCTCTCGCCGAGCGGCGGGCGGCACGTCGCTCGAATCGAGGAACTCCGCGTCACCGACGCGGGCGTCCGGTTCGTGACGCTGTTCGAGTACGCCGACGGCGCAGTTCGCTCGACGGGCGTCGTCGAGCGAGGCAACAGCGCGCTCGTGGACGCGCTCGCCGGACCGGACGAGCGGTACGCCGACGTTCGAGAGGCGCTCGGGACGCGTCGGCAGTCGCTCCGAACGCTCGCCGACGGTGACCGAACCCGGCCGACGGACGTCGTTGCGGCGTACGGGCATCGATGA
- a CDS encoding alkaline phosphatase family protein, protein MGLFDRLRGNDNPRVAFIGIDGVPFSLLDEHRDEFPNFARLADEGTAGAIDSIVPPESSACWPALTTGVNPGETGVYGFQDREVGSYDTYVPMGRDVQATRLWDRVSEAGMNATVMNVPVTFPPQRNVQRMVSGFLSPSVDKASHPDELRETLESMGYRIDVNAKLGHQEDKTEFVEDAHDTIEKRFEAFSHYIEQDDWDLFFGVFMTTDRLNHFLFKDYERDGPNKQAFIDFYKKVDDYIGRIREMLPDDVTLVVASDHGFTSLDYEVHFNTWLEQEGWLSYEDDDHAELGDIADETTAYSLIPGRFYLNLEGREPRGSVPEEEYEEKRAELKEALENLEGPDGRKVCDRVVEREEAFRGDHEDIAPDLVAIPAHGFDLKAGFKGHDDVFGVGPRNGMHSFDNASLFVDDPEANIGEADLFDIAPTILDLMEIEYERAELDGASLV, encoded by the coding sequence ATGGGTTTGTTCGACCGACTGCGCGGTAACGACAATCCGCGCGTCGCTTTCATCGGTATCGACGGCGTTCCTTTCAGTCTTCTCGACGAGCACCGCGACGAGTTCCCCAACTTCGCGCGTCTGGCCGACGAGGGGACCGCCGGCGCCATCGACAGCATCGTGCCGCCGGAGTCGAGCGCCTGCTGGCCCGCGCTGACGACGGGCGTCAACCCCGGTGAGACGGGCGTCTACGGCTTCCAGGACCGCGAGGTCGGCTCCTACGACACGTACGTCCCGATGGGCCGCGACGTGCAGGCGACCCGCCTGTGGGACCGCGTCAGCGAGGCGGGGATGAACGCGACGGTGATGAACGTTCCCGTCACCTTCCCCCCGCAGCGAAACGTCCAGCGGATGGTCTCCGGCTTTCTCTCCCCCAGCGTCGACAAGGCGTCGCACCCGGACGAGCTCCGAGAGACGCTCGAATCGATGGGCTACCGCATCGACGTGAACGCGAAGCTCGGTCACCAGGAGGACAAGACCGAGTTCGTCGAGGACGCCCACGACACCATCGAGAAGCGGTTCGAGGCGTTCTCGCACTACATCGAGCAGGACGACTGGGACCTCTTCTTCGGCGTTTTCATGACGACCGACCGCCTCAACCACTTCCTGTTCAAGGACTACGAACGCGACGGCCCGAACAAACAGGCGTTCATCGACTTCTACAAGAAAGTCGACGACTACATCGGCCGGATTCGAGAGATGCTCCCCGACGACGTGACGCTCGTCGTCGCCTCCGACCACGGTTTCACCTCGCTGGACTACGAGGTGCACTTCAACACGTGGCTCGAACAGGAGGGGTGGCTCAGCTACGAGGACGACGACCACGCCGAACTCGGCGACATCGCCGACGAGACGACGGCGTACTCGCTCATCCCCGGCCGGTTCTACCTCAACCTCGAAGGCCGCGAACCCCGCGGCAGCGTCCCCGAGGAGGAGTACGAGGAGAAGCGCGCCGAACTCAAAGAGGCGCTCGAGAACCTCGAAGGCCCCGACGGCCGGAAGGTCTGCGACCGCGTCGTCGAGCGCGAGGAGGCGTTCCGCGGCGACCACGAGGACATCGCGCCGGACCTCGTCGCCATCCCCGCTCACGGCTTCGACCTCAAGGCCGGGTTCAAAGGCCACGACGACGTGTTCGGCGTCGGCCCGCGAAACGGGATGCACAGCTTCGACAACGCCTCGCTGTTCGTCGACGACCCCGAGGCGAACATCGGCGAAGCGGACCTGTTCGACATCGCACCGACCATCCTCGACCTGATGGAGATCGAGTACGAGCGCGCGGAACTCGACGGCGCGAGTCTGGTTTAA
- a CDS encoding DUF7311 family protein produces the protein MTRFVVSVALAVALVAASLPAVENARADRTTSHLDAELTRVGDAARGLIETEDAVGDASLAARRVVTVSVPERSLTAASVDYVELDGGDGPTGASFGYRLAGREETTYHLAGVPLSTPSGPVRLSDTGTHRLALSLVERGREPVVTLRRLEADDAGEPN, from the coding sequence GTGACGCGGTTCGTCGTGAGCGTCGCGCTCGCGGTCGCCCTCGTCGCCGCGTCGCTCCCCGCCGTCGAGAACGCCCGCGCGGACCGAACGACGAGCCACCTGGACGCCGAACTCACGCGCGTCGGCGACGCCGCTCGGGGTCTCATCGAGACGGAGGACGCCGTCGGCGACGCATCGCTGGCCGCCCGCCGCGTCGTCACTGTCTCGGTTCCCGAGCGGTCGCTGACTGCCGCATCCGTCGATTACGTCGAACTGGACGGCGGAGACGGCCCGACCGGCGCTTCGTTCGGTTATCGGCTCGCGGGCCGCGAGGAGACGACCTACCACCTCGCGGGCGTCCCCCTCTCGACGCCGTCCGGACCGGTGCGACTCTCGGACACGGGCACGCACCGACTCGCCCTCTCGCTCGTCGAGCGCGGTCGAGAACCGGTCGTGACGCTACGGCGTCTCGAAGCCGACGACGCCGGAGAACCGAACTGA
- a CDS encoding DUF7310 family coiled-coil domain-containing protein, with amino-acid sequence MSDETVRRSGVSDRDDDELRLGRLEKRLEAVERAATGTDASVADLSSAAELDARLTTVEEQLSEFDDRLAELDAAVQALRGYVGGVRAVNRAVERRADAAIAAVESLERDRPNGDAVDEILDGIEDENESASPEPTGAPDCDADGAGDETETGGASGLAARLRETW; translated from the coding sequence ATGAGCGACGAAACCGTGCGCAGAAGCGGCGTTTCGGACCGCGACGACGACGAACTCCGCCTCGGCCGCCTCGAGAAGCGACTCGAGGCGGTCGAGCGGGCGGCGACGGGAACCGACGCCTCGGTCGCGGACCTCTCTTCGGCCGCCGAGTTGGACGCGCGACTCACCACCGTCGAAGAGCAGTTGTCCGAGTTCGACGACCGCCTCGCCGAACTCGACGCGGCGGTTCAGGCGCTCAGAGGCTACGTCGGCGGCGTCAGAGCGGTCAACCGCGCGGTCGAGCGTCGCGCGGACGCGGCCATCGCGGCCGTCGAATCGCTGGAGCGCGACCGACCGAACGGAGACGCCGTCGACGAGATTCTCGATGGAATCGAGGACGAGAACGAGAGCGCGTCGCCCGAACCGACCGGCGCTCCGGACTGCGACGCCGACGGTGCTGGTGACGAGACCGAGACCGGAGGCGCGAGCGGACTCGCCGCCCGCCTCCGAGAGACGTGGTGA
- a CDS encoding DUF302 domain-containing protein yields MALPVDPSALESGDIGEKRATLHMDHEEAVEHVREVFLDAGFGVPTEFSPSELLNEKVDADRDPYYVLGACNPSVADRVLDASDNKIGALFPCNVVVWQEEPGVQTVYHVSIMRIARLTGIAPDDEVMADIVAETGELVDEAYANLDTA; encoded by the coding sequence ATGGCGCTACCAGTAGACCCGTCGGCGCTCGAATCCGGAGACATCGGCGAGAAACGGGCGACGCTCCACATGGACCACGAGGAGGCCGTCGAACACGTCCGAGAGGTGTTCCTCGACGCGGGGTTCGGCGTCCCGACGGAGTTTTCGCCCTCGGAACTGCTCAACGAGAAGGTCGACGCCGACCGCGACCCGTACTACGTGCTCGGCGCGTGCAACCCGAGCGTCGCCGACAGAGTGCTCGACGCATCCGACAACAAGATCGGCGCGCTGTTCCCCTGTAACGTGGTCGTCTGGCAGGAGGAACCGGGCGTTCAGACGGTGTACCACGTGAGTATCATGCGAATCGCCCGCCTAACGGGTATCGCGCCCGACGACGAGGTGATGGCCGACATCGTCGCCGAGACCGGCGAGTTGGTCGACGAGGCGTACGCGAACCTCGATACAGCGTAA
- the polX gene encoding DNA polymerase/3'-5' exonuclease PolX — protein MTTNAELADRFEEFAQYLEAQGVDYKPQSYRRAAENLRSHPRSVADLAREGQDAVEEIDGVGDAIASKIVEYVETGEIEELEELRAELPVDMVALTSVEGVGPKTVGDLYEALEITTLDELEAAAEAGEIREVKGFGAKTEQNILDNIPFARQSQERELLGDARPVADELLAYLRGDDAVDSAEVAGSIRRWRDTIGDVDVLVGSDDSESVVSSFTDWSNADGVIEAGESKASLRSNGIRVDLRVVVPEEFGSALQYFTGSRDHNIQLRNVAIERGLKINEYGIFDISGVDDPDAGQRVGERIGGESEAEIYDALDLPVIPPELREDNGEIQAAQSGALPDLLEEGEIRGDLHTHTDWSDGANSVEEMVAAAAERGYEYHCVTDHATGPGMVGGVGLSDDELRDQMDEIEAVRADADIEVFHGVEANIDAEGGISVDDDLLAELDIVVASPHSALGQGREEATDRLVAAVEHPSVDVLGHPTGRLINQRAGLDLDFDRLAAAAAEHGTALEINANPARLDLWGEVVKVGVDAGATIAVDTDAHSPGEFENVRYGVHTARRGWAETTDVLNARDAAGLRGFLH, from the coding sequence GTGACCACCAACGCCGAACTCGCCGACCGCTTCGAGGAGTTCGCGCAGTACCTCGAAGCGCAGGGAGTCGACTACAAACCGCAGAGCTACCGCCGCGCCGCCGAGAACCTCCGGAGCCACCCCCGGTCGGTCGCCGACCTCGCGAGGGAGGGCCAGGACGCCGTCGAGGAGATAGACGGCGTCGGCGACGCCATCGCCAGCAAAATCGTCGAGTACGTCGAGACCGGCGAAATCGAGGAACTCGAAGAACTCCGCGCCGAACTCCCGGTCGACATGGTCGCGCTGACGAGCGTCGAGGGCGTCGGGCCGAAGACGGTCGGCGACCTCTACGAGGCGCTCGAAATCACGACGCTCGACGAACTGGAAGCCGCCGCCGAAGCCGGCGAGATACGGGAGGTGAAGGGGTTCGGCGCGAAAACCGAGCAGAACATCCTCGACAACATCCCCTTCGCCCGCCAGTCGCAGGAGCGCGAACTGCTCGGCGACGCCCGACCCGTCGCCGACGAACTGCTCGCGTACCTCCGCGGCGACGACGCCGTCGACTCCGCGGAGGTCGCCGGGTCGATTCGCCGCTGGCGCGACACCATCGGCGACGTGGACGTGCTCGTCGGAAGCGACGACAGCGAGTCCGTCGTCTCGTCGTTCACCGACTGGTCGAACGCCGACGGCGTCATCGAGGCCGGCGAGAGCAAGGCGAGCCTCCGCTCGAACGGCATCCGCGTCGACTTGCGAGTGGTCGTCCCCGAGGAGTTCGGGTCGGCGCTGCAGTACTTCACCGGCAGCCGCGACCACAACATCCAACTCCGGAACGTCGCCATCGAACGCGGCCTGAAGATAAACGAGTACGGCATATTCGACATTTCGGGGGTCGACGACCCCGACGCCGGCCAACGCGTCGGCGAACGAATCGGCGGCGAAAGCGAGGCCGAAATCTACGACGCGCTCGACCTGCCCGTCATCCCGCCGGAACTCCGCGAGGACAACGGCGAGATTCAGGCGGCGCAGAGCGGCGCGCTCCCGGACCTCCTCGAAGAGGGAGAGATTCGCGGTGACCTCCACACCCACACCGACTGGTCCGACGGTGCCAACTCCGTCGAGGAGATGGTCGCTGCCGCGGCCGAGCGCGGCTACGAGTACCACTGCGTCACCGACCACGCGACCGGGCCGGGAATGGTCGGCGGCGTCGGCCTCTCCGACGACGAACTCAGAGACCAGATGGACGAAATCGAGGCCGTTCGCGCCGACGCCGACATCGAGGTGTTCCACGGCGTTGAGGCGAACATCGACGCCGAGGGCGGCATCTCCGTCGACGACGACCTACTGGCCGAACTCGACATCGTCGTCGCCTCGCCGCACAGCGCGCTCGGTCAGGGGCGCGAGGAGGCGACCGACCGGCTCGTCGCCGCCGTCGAACACCCCTCCGTCGACGTACTCGGTCACCCGACCGGACGGCTCATCAACCAGCGCGCGGGGTTGGACCTCGACTTCGACCGCCTCGCGGCGGCCGCCGCCGAACACGGCACTGCACTCGAAATCAACGCGAACCCCGCGCGACTCGACCTCTGGGGCGAAGTCGTCAAGGTGGGCGTCGACGCGGGCGCGACCATCGCCGTCGACACCGACGCGCACAGCCCCGGCGAGTTCGAGAACGTCCGCTACGGTGTCCACACCGCGCGTCGCGGCTGGGCCGAGACGACGGACGTGCTCAACGCCCGCGACGCCGCTGGCCTCCGCGGGTTCCTGCACTGA
- a CDS encoding DUF5789 family protein, translating into MADDDAEDEGPVVELGDGEPVDGAPLAQVASRLTWPQQASSIRQKEGDAVVRTPSGPQTLSDVLDRVDETYFDTRQTFVREIHAVVGDGPVETSN; encoded by the coding sequence ATGGCTGACGACGATGCCGAAGACGAGGGGCCGGTCGTCGAACTCGGCGACGGCGAGCCGGTCGACGGCGCACCGCTGGCGCAGGTCGCGTCCCGACTGACCTGGCCGCAACAGGCGAGCAGCATCCGACAGAAAGAGGGCGACGCCGTCGTTCGGACGCCGAGCGGTCCGCAGACGCTCTCGGACGTCCTCGACCGCGTCGACGAGACGTACTTCGATACGCGGCAGACGTTCGTCCGCGAGATTCACGCCGTCGTCGGCGACGGCCCGGTCGAGACGTCGAACTGA
- a CDS encoding DUF7139 domain-containing protein — protein MTSLSEAYRAGTKHTSPRRLYAGVGLFLAGALLVVLGILTATTNLIVGAEAPLWQARELGITLGGLGLPAVFLGIFAVLPAGRRTRFAAVVGALVTLAGVALFWEAYPCQWSGANCPSVQGPELTLPTVGLYFLGSATTFWCLFVGVANFKTRNDPGGTVRMEITRQGETKIVEVERSAVKGLGGVGLLGATPDGEVETQTNQPASRQSVDTVDGESATRTGRENASVTGDTADSVQSPGWDGTANSTVSDGGAADSDIYSPLDDHVPGDAEVLSPETPSQPRQPKGDSYCGSCAHFQYVQTDQGMRPYCHYHSEVMDDMAACEEWSSRSEGHR, from the coding sequence ATGACGAGTCTCTCGGAGGCGTACAGGGCGGGAACGAAGCACACGAGCCCCCGTCGGCTGTACGCGGGAGTCGGGCTGTTTCTCGCCGGCGCACTGCTCGTCGTTCTCGGTATCCTCACCGCGACGACGAATCTCATCGTCGGTGCCGAGGCTCCCCTCTGGCAGGCGCGGGAGCTCGGTATCACGCTCGGCGGCCTCGGTCTCCCGGCGGTGTTTCTCGGAATCTTCGCCGTCCTCCCCGCCGGCCGTCGAACCCGCTTCGCCGCCGTCGTCGGTGCGCTCGTGACGCTCGCCGGCGTCGCGTTGTTCTGGGAGGCGTACCCCTGTCAGTGGTCCGGCGCGAACTGTCCGAGCGTCCAGGGTCCGGAGCTCACGCTGCCGACGGTCGGGCTGTACTTCCTCGGTAGCGCCACCACCTTCTGGTGTCTGTTCGTCGGCGTGGCGAACTTCAAGACGCGAAACGACCCCGGCGGAACGGTCCGCATGGAGATCACGCGACAGGGCGAGACGAAAATCGTCGAAGTCGAACGCTCGGCGGTGAAAGGACTCGGCGGCGTCGGACTACTCGGTGCGACGCCCGACGGCGAAGTCGAGACGCAGACGAACCAGCCGGCGAGTAGACAGTCGGTGGACACAGTCGACGGCGAGTCGGCGACTCGCACAGGCCGCGAGAACGCCTCCGTCACGGGCGACACCGCCGACTCGGTGCAGTCACCGGGGTGGGACGGCACCGCTAACTCGACCGTCAGCGACGGCGGCGCGGCGGACTCGGACATCTACTCGCCGCTGGACGACCACGTTCCCGGCGACGCCGAGGTGTTGTCGCCGGAGACTCCGAGTCAGCCCCGACAGCCGAAGGGCGACAGCTACTGCGGCAGTTGCGCGCACTTCCAGTACGTTCAGACCGACCAAGGGATGCGGCCGTACTGCCACTACCACTCCGAAGTGATGGACGACATGGCCGCCTGCGAGGAGTGGAGCAGTCGAAGCGAGGGGCACCGCTGA
- a CDS encoding Mut7-C RNAse domain-containing protein, with translation MTENAAAHECSENPADAPLLLDVMLGKLAVYLRMCGYDAVYALDRGIEADDRLLALAEREGRRLLTRDVQLARRASDGVLLESRAVVDQLRELRDAGFDLTPGERPARCGRCNGPVERVDGDDETPEYAPDPNERAVFRCTRCGQCFWKGSHWDAVEETLSAV, from the coding sequence ATGACCGAGAACGCCGCCGCTCACGAGTGCTCCGAGAACCCGGCGGACGCACCGCTGTTACTCGACGTGATGCTCGGTAAACTCGCGGTGTACCTCCGGATGTGCGGCTACGACGCCGTCTACGCGCTCGACAGGGGGATAGAAGCGGACGACCGGCTACTGGCTCTCGCCGAAAGGGAGGGCCGTCGTCTCCTCACGCGCGACGTGCAACTCGCTCGGCGCGCGAGCGACGGCGTCCTCCTCGAATCACGTGCGGTCGTCGACCAGTTGCGGGAGCTACGAGACGCCGGATTCGACCTCACACCCGGCGAGCGGCCTGCGCGCTGCGGGCGGTGCAACGGCCCGGTCGAACGCGTCGACGGCGACGACGAGACGCCCGAGTACGCGCCGGACCCGAACGAGCGCGCGGTGTTCCGATGCACACGCTGCGGACAGTGTTTCTGGAAGGGAAGCCACTGGGACGCCGTCGAGGAGACGCTGTCAGCCGTTTAA
- a CDS encoding DUF5788 family protein, which translates to MKEFERKRLLERVNRDGATVGADIPDRIDVQGEEIDLRQFVFEIKRRDTIPSGERERVDRAKKNLRRERLQRLQRIENNEVSYEEGKRLVESIVGIDRALNALESLRPTDLNQEAELQEAADKKRWMNFLRQALGRDDSSGRMSR; encoded by the coding sequence ATGAAGGAGTTCGAGCGAAAACGGTTGCTGGAGCGGGTCAACCGCGATGGCGCGACGGTCGGGGCCGACATCCCCGACCGCATCGACGTGCAGGGCGAGGAGATAGACCTCCGCCAGTTCGTCTTCGAGATAAAACGGCGCGACACCATCCCGTCGGGCGAGAGAGAGCGCGTCGACCGGGCGAAGAAGAACCTCCGGCGAGAGCGACTCCAGCGGCTCCAGAGGATAGAGAACAACGAGGTGAGCTACGAGGAGGGAAAGCGACTGGTCGAGAGCATCGTCGGCATCGACCGAGCGCTCAACGCGCTGGAATCGCTCCGTCCGACGGACCTCAATCAGGAGGCGGAGCTACAGGAGGCCGCCGACAAGAAGCGCTGGATGAACTTCCTCCGGCAGGCGCTCGGCCGCGACGACTCCTCGGGGCGGATGAGCCGATGA